The Ptychodera flava strain L36383 chromosome 14, AS_Pfla_20210202, whole genome shotgun sequence genome segment TTGCGTCCAAGTTTGACGCCATACCAGAAAGTCTAGAAAGTTCTGAACTGAACTCCCTAGCTGAGTCATAATAAACAATTGTCTCGCTAGTCGTATCGAAATAATTACCATAGCAAAATGTACTGGTTACACTCTCCCCTGCTCCGGGAAAGTGCGTCCCGCACTTTTGCACACTTGCGGAATGCATGATACTCATCTCAAtagaatatcacaaaaattacactcaactCTTGTAAGTGAAGTGAAATACTTCTCACATAGAATTAAATGGCATCTGAGTGCCTGTCCCAATTACATAAGACAAAATTGAGAAATGCTATATGCTGTGTATGTGCATATAGGCAGAAAGGGCTCTTTAGAAATACCAAGACTTTTATACAAACAATGTAGTCTGGATAACATCATAAATATACGACAGTGATTTCCCCTTTTTTAATGACATATATGTCATCAGCATAACACATACGATCACTTACTTTACtcaaaataaaacatgcaacTATTTGCACAACTATTTGTCAATAAGACTACTCAACACTGTTAAGTAAATCCATAGTACTGGGGTCTCTTGTGTAGTCTCTTTGATCTCCTTATGATTGGTGATACATTGCCACCTAACATAGCATCAACAACTGACTCATCGTCCGTTGGCTGCATTGCGCTCGTTTCATCAGGTTCTATCATAGCAACATTAAGTGAATCATCCGTCACTTCTGGTCCCATCTGAGTACTTTCAGACAGTCTGGACTCGTTCTGGCTATAGTTAAAAGTATCCACATCAAATGATGATGGCCCTTGTACACCCCGTGTACTAGGTACTGACAATGGGCTCACTGCCCGTGGCTCCAATAGGGTAGGCACACTAGTTTCGTGTACAACATCACTACTGTTGGTTCTACTATCCTCCAACGGTACATTTCTGCTTCCCACTCTCTGTACAGGTGCTTGTTTCTCCATCTGATGGGGAATAAAAGCTGGTGCACAGGGGTTGAGACCTATCATGTACTCATCATCTTCTTCGTCACAACTGACATCACTTCCAGTTTCAGTCTTCTCTTGCATGGAACTATAGATCGACGTTTGTTTCTACAATCAGCAGCTTTCGTGGGACTCGTCAGTTTTGGTGCCTCCAGTTTTGAATGATACGGCAGCAGCAAATTGCGATGCAGTATTCTCTGTCTCCCTTTACCAGACATTGGCTTTACGACGTACTGGCAAATCTGAATCCAGCTTCCGTACAACTTGATAGGGTTCTTCTTCCCATCTATCTGCGATCTTTGTCTTTCCTCTGAGGTTGACATTTTTCACTAGTACGCCGTCACCAATTTCCAATACTGCACCTCTTACTTTCTGATCGTAGCGCCGTTTGTTATCAGTCGCTCTCTTTTCTGCATGTCTCGATGCGATATCATATGCATACTGTAATCTCTTTCGAAGAGCATCGGAAAACTCCTCATGCGTGTCTGAACAAGGTTCATCTGGTTGTAGACCAAGATACACATCCATCGGTAGTTTTGGATGTCGCCCAAACATGAGATAGTAGGGCGAGTAACCCGTACTGTCATTTCTAGTGCAATTGTAGGCATGCACTAACGCGCCACATAGGATTTCCAGTCTTTCTTCCTTTCATTATCAAGAGTTCCCAACATCTCCAGCAAAGTTCTGTTAAAACGTTCGCACTGACCGTTGCCTGAGGGTGGTAAGGCGTAGTCCTCGATTTCTCTATACCAGCAATTTCACATAATCCCCTGATGATCTTGGATTCGAAGTTACGACCCTGATCTGAGTGTAACCTACTGGGGAACCCATAATGTACCAGGAAGTTATCAAGGAGATGTCTTGCTGTCGTCTTGGCAGACTGGTTTCTTGTGGGGATGGCCACCGCATATCGCGTAAAGTGGTCGGTGATCACCAATACATCTTTGATGCCACCCTTTGActcttctaaggacacaaagtCCATGCAGACGAGCTCCATGGGTTGGCTGGTCTTTATGTTGACTAGGGGCACACGCAACTTCGCTCCTGCGGATTCTTTCTGCGTGTGCATCTATCGCAAGTCTCTACTTTGGTACTAACATCTCGGCTCATGCGTGGCCAATAAAACCGTGCACGCAACAAGTCTAAGGTGCGCTCTTGACCCATATGTCCAGTCTTGTCGTGTACCCTTCAAGGGCCATGTCTCTGTACGCCTTGGGTAGTACAAGCTGGTAGTGCTTCTGTCCATCTGCTCCAACACGACTCCTGTGCAATACTTCATTTCTAAAGCACAGTCGATTCCATTCTCTCAGACCTATTTGAACATCTGGctgttctttctttctctccGACACAGTGGGAAGTTCACTCTTTGCTTTCCACGCGTACAATCTGCCAATCACTGGGTCTTCTTGTTGAAGTCTCCTCCAGTCTGTCATTCTCAAGGCTGGCAATGTACTGTCTCCCGGCCATGGTATAGGCTCGTCAATGGCAGCAGGTACTGCTGTGGCGGTGAGGGCAACAGCTTCTACTAATGGTGAATGTGTCACTAACTGACCCTGACACACTGTCTTGAATTGATCAGAAGACAATCTGACCAACTCTGCTGGTCTGCATGTCTGGGGTTTCCTTGACAAGGCATCGGCATCTCCATTATTTCTGCCTGGCCGATATGTTAGGTTGAAGTCATAGTTTGACAACGCCGCTAGCCATCGGTACCCAGTAGCATCCAACTTTGCCGATGTCGTGATGTACGTCAAGGGATTGTTGTCCGTCAGAACTTCTACATGATTTCCGTACAAATATTCATGGAATTTCTCCGTCATCGCCCACTTTAACGCAAGGAATTCCAGCTTGTGGGCGGGGTAGTTTTTCTCACTTTGCGATAAACTTCTACTGGCGTAGGCCACTGGTCTCTTCACGACCTTGCCGCCAACAATGTGTTCCTGATACAATGCTGCACCGAGGCCTGAAGTACTGGCATCCGTATGTAGCTCAAAGGGCTTACTGTAATCGGTGTATGCCAGAACGGGCGGGTTGGTTAGCTTTCGAATCAACATGTCGAATGCCTGCTGACACTCTTCAGTCCAGACAAATGTTGGTTGTGTTTGCTTACTATCCGTGGGTTTCTTTCCTCTCTTTCTTCTTGCAGGGAGTCCTGCTGTGAGTTTGGTCAGCGGCCTCGCTATGTTTGCAAACCCCTCTACAAATCTTCGGTAATAACTGGTAAACCCAAGAAATGATTTCAGCTCATGCACATTCTTAGGTACTGGCCATGTTTCTAGCGCTTTCACCTTCTCTGGGTCGGTTTCTACACCATCCTCGGACACCACATGCCCTAGGTATCTAACTCTATCACGGAAGAACTGGCACTTTGTGTGTTTTATCTTCAAATTGTAGCCTTCGAGGCGGTCCATCACTACTTTCAGTCTGTCAAGGTGTTCTTCAAATGTTGACGAGAACACAATGATGTCGTCAAGATACACCAAACATATCTTCATGTTCAACCCATCCATGCACTGCTCCATTGTGCGCTGAAAGGTAGCTCCTGCATTCTTCAAACCGAATGGCATACGACAACACTCGAAGAAGCCAAGCGGAGTCGTGAATGCCGTCTTTGGTATATCCTCTTCTGACATAGCTATCTGCCAATAGCCGCTCTTTAAGTCTATAGACGAGAACCACTTTGCACCCTTAAGTAAGTCTAGAGTTTCTTCTATGCGAGGGATGGGATACGCATCCCGTATGGTGCGAGCATTCAAACGACGATAGTCCACGCACAACCTCGTAGTGCCATCTTTCTTCTGAACGAGGACCACAGGTGCTGCCCACGGGCTGTGCGACTTTCTTATGGCGCCACTATCAAGCATGCCCTTCAGAACTCGTTTCACTTCATCGTACATCGCTGGAGGTATACGGCGATGACGTTCTCTTACTGGTTGGTTATCAGTGACAGGGATCCTGTGCTTTACAACAGTGCAATGTCCCAAATCATCttcatgttttgaaaatacaggGGACTTTTCATCGAACAGCTGGACGGCACACATCTGCTCACCATTCAGCACTGACTcagacatatcaaattcaaGACCTCCACTCTTTATGATATTCTCCCCCTGAGTATCGCAGGTGTGTTGTCTCGCCATTACAACTGGGGGCTCTGACTCGATACCAATCACTGCGCGTGCCACTCCCAGTGGATCACCAGGTTTCAAAACTAAAGTCTTTGAAGTTCTGTTCTGTACCACTATAGGTACCTTTGACTTCTTTCTCCCACAAGTCATCTCTGCTAAGATAGGTCCACTTATCCAACCGCTATGTTCGTCCCATCTCCCACTAGGTTCAATGGTTACAACATACTTGTCACCTGGAGGGCCTGACTTCGCCTTGCCCCACAAAGTTTCAGCTTGGTTAGGAGGAACCCTAAGGGGACTTGAAAGTAGAGCACGCACCACTCCCAAATTTCCTTTCTTTCCAATGaatctgtctctggcctctaaCCTTTGTAGTGCTTGGCGGCCAATTGTCGAGATCCTATGGCACTGCACTACGCCATGTTTCCTCTTTCCTCCAGTGGTCTGGTATTTGTACAGGCCCAACAAATTAGTGCCAACTGTCACCGGCACTTCTTTCGAGTACTCTGTGTCCGGCACGACCAATGCCAGGACCGTAAACTCCTGCCCATCACCGAATACTTCTTTAGGAAATGATATACCCACTTCTATGCAACCGAGGAACGGCACAGCCTGCCCTCCTGCCCCTCTGATCTCTAGCAATTCTTCAACTGGGTCAATTGGTAATGACTTCAAATTCTGGTCGTAGAAAGATGAACTCACCATAGTAACCTGTGACCCTGTGTCGATCAAACATCTACATGAAATTCCATTGACAGACGCATACATTTCATTTGGCTCACCAACCAGCCTGTCAGACTTTACACATCTCGTCGCCATAATCGGTGTAGGTCTGGCCTTTCGGCGGTAGGGATGTCTGCGACCAGTTGGTTTTATTGTCTGAACCTGCACTGATTCAGTCTTCTTTTCTGCTTTCGGTTCAGGGCATCTCTTTGCTATGTGTCCCTCTCCATTGCAGTTATAACACTTAACAGTTTTTTTATTCGGTGATGTACAATCTTTAGACATGTGTCCTTCCTCTCCGCAAGCATAACATTTGTTTGGTTTGCTGGGGGAGCCCTGTTTCTTTTGTGGTTGTCTCTTTTCGTTCAACTTTTCTTTGAgtctctggttttcttttcgTAAGTGTTCAATCTCGTTTCCTGCATCTGACCTGTTTCGCAGTTCGTGTAACTCTCTTTCCATTTCTGCAATCCGCCTATCAGCATCAGACTGTAATTGCCTGGCAGCCACCGAGGCAGTTTGTTTCTTTTCCAACTCGTCAATTCGGTCTTGTAATGACCGCATAGGTTTTGTCATTGCCTTCAGTAACTTTTCCATATTACCATAAGAATCAGCTTCGTCAACAGCTGTCCTCTCTGCTGCAACTGACTGGTGAGACTGTCTAGCAGGCGTGTGTTTACCTTGGCTGTTAATACTGGCTCTGTCCCGAACCTCTCGCTCAGCAATACgaacaattttcttcaagtcttCAAATGTTTTGCATTTCTCTTTCTGCGGTCTAGCAATGTCAATGACTCTGTCTTCTTTCAAGTTACGCCAAAACACAGTCATTAATGCTTCGTCAATGGCGGACTCACGTATACCACCATGTCTTTTCAAAGTATGTATAGCCCGCTCTAGACGGTCGCCAAACTCAACGGCAGTTTCGTCATCTCTCTTGTCGACTGTCTCAGTAAAAACGTTCTAAAAGAGCCGCACCATCTTCCATTTCACCAAAACTGCCTTCCAGTTTCTTTATGATTTGCTCCACAGTAGCATCACGTCTCATCGTTGTCAATACTCCGGCAGCACGACCTTTCAATGATCTTCGGACAGCGGGGGTTAAGGCTTCGGGCGGATAAATGTTTGAGTCAATCAAAGACTGTATTTGATCCTGCCATATCTCGAATTCAGCGTCACCCTTGCGATTGGGGTCACCTGAAAATGTATCTATACGAGGTGGTTGGTACACACTTGCCAACATGCTCGTGTCTAACCGTTGACTCCTATTACCAATCAACGTTGAGGGCGTACTTGTCTGTATGGGTCGCGGCTTTGGGTTTGTGCCCTCCAACCCACTCAGGACACCACTGTCTGGCATTTCAACATCATCACGTCTGCGTGAATCGCCGGGTGTAGCTGTGTTCTTACCATCTGAGGACTTGTACTGCAAACCTCTCCCTCTGCCAGTCTTGGGCAGCGCCCCAAGGCTGACCTTGGCTCAGACTACATCAGTTGGACGTCCTCGTCCCACAGGGGTGGTAAAATCCCCTCCACTTTGAGCCATATGGACAGTCAAATAGGGTGTTTTGTATGACAGTATAACAAAACTCACTAATAAAAAGTACAGCCACATGTAAATAGTACTCGTAATTGCGATAACAAATGACACACAAGAGTGACACTTTGTACTCACAAGCTGAAATAGTAATCTCACAACATGGGCTTTACACAATGAAACACTTTGGCATTGTAAATTATGAACGTCACCACAAAAGGGGCGTGGTTCTCATATATATCACACCACTGTTGCTATAACTTGCCAACATATCTACAATATTACAACCAAACATACAGTGGCCCCACGTTGGGCGCCAATTTGTAACCGGCTCCTGGCAACGGTATCGAAACAAACCGGTCCGAAGCTCAGCCAATTAATTTCTCGAGCTGGGGCCACCTGGTTCGAATTTGGCGTTGGCTTTGTAAGTATGCAACAGCAGGGAGCAGGGTGTGAAATGAGAAACCACCACACTCATATAACATGAAATATACTCTGTATTACTAATTGCAACATGTGCAATGTTGATAAACAAATACTTCAAATTGTTTACAAAAACTGTTTGCAATAACAACAATGTCAGAGAACTGCTTTGTTCTAGTACTGATAAACCGTAAACATCAGTATCGAATACAGACTTCaaaagatgtaaaaaatctCTGTACTGAATTATCAAAACTGCATTCAGTATGTCATCGAAAACTATATGCGTTGAGGTGTTCATCAATAAACATTGAAATACCTCTGTCCGCACAACACTTTACTAAAATGGTACACTTGACTCATAAAAACACTCAGAAACTATACTCAGAATATCAACACGCGACTTGGGGTCTTGTATGAAGCATGCGACAAATGTCCGTATTGATCACACACTCGAACTCGAAGTTAACACTCGTCAGGTCGACGTCTCATATACACGAACACTGCAGTTACATCTCTTCGAGTACTCGGCAAACTTCGTGCAACCGTCGGATTCCTTGTTGGGTTGGCGATTACATCCGGGATACTTCTGTAgagtttacatcaatcaatcgaCGAAATACGCTGAAATCGTCTCACTAAATGTTTATCGCAATGACATCCAGTGTCTATGGATCACATAAAATGTCAGCAATCTGACTAAACTTACTGAAAACTGTCCGCTTTCACTCTCAATGACGAACGGCTACCTCTCCGCTCTGTTGGCATCTGGTACCACTGCGCACGGCTTCTTCTGCATCACATGTAGTGATCGAGTCGCGCTCGATCGACTGTCCAGGATAGCTCTACTCGTTCCATGAAAACAGTCTATCCCACGGAAATCTGGTTTCTGCCGACCCGTCAGACTTGGCGACAGTCTGACATGGAAAGGCAAGTCCGTCTTTGCACTCACAACACTGATACATCTAAATAAAATGCACCATGACACTCAAACTTGCGTCCAAGTTTGACACCATACCAGAAAGTCTAGAAAGTTCTGAAACTGAACTCCCTAGCTGAGTCATAATAAACAATTGTCTCGCTAGTCGTATCGAAATAATTACCATAGCAAAATGTACTGGTTACACAATCTTACGCAAAGTTGTGTCattgtgttgcgtctattatctgacaagtttgattgcctaattcgccaaagtaagcaaggataattactaatctgtggacgctgtagccagattatcaccggattaactttcaCAAAGTCATCAACGAACGCGTCTTCTGTTATGCCTggctggcgcgttcgttgttgactttgtcaaagttaatccagtgctaatctggtgacagcgtccacagattagtaacttacacctgcttgctttggcgcattaggcaatcaaactcttcagataatagatgcagcatggtgataaaacgtttacgcaagattgtcaagggcagtgctaagttaagaccaaaacaccaaaggttggtagaataaacctttattagcaatacaacaaaacacctacccaccccagGGGACGGACACGTAGGCGACCCCTATGGTATAATGGCAAATAGTTCAATTCAGTGACACATTCTGTCATTTTAATTAGTCTTTACTGCTCAAGGTGAACCTAGAACTGTTCAAACTTTTACGTTTGTattattttacgatgagaatttaaaattaagaaaatcaagcatagtgaccccatcttttttctttaatatttgattattctcatatgccagaattcaaagaAGCCCGAGATCTTTTTAAGtgtcctggtcttccatgttgTTTTCTgacctgatcttgtgtacaagtatgtttcactgtcatgagcgtcatttcgtccaaactcttcttcaactaccatttACATCAGAGTTGGAGccatctctgtcactgctcaggtatgccgTGACAGAGACAcagcagtagcagggcagtacaTGATAGTAACACTGCCCATATAAGCAGTAGATGTATCaactttaataattttgaaaatatcttttgttctacaactgcgttcttgttctactccctacagcatgttgaactgtcagtatttagcttgccataccatgcatttgtatagTTGACAaatgactgtcagtctggactaattaaattatcacctaatacatatttatgtaaacaggtgttacgattgtaatttttaaagtaaaaGTATTACAAGGGGATatgtataattttgttgaacCCATGACGGACATTCACTGGGATAAACAATGTCACACGGTACAACATGGAGAGTCTTTCCTTTTGTTTACTCAAGTATCATTACCGGTAGTTCTTTTATTAACTCAAGTGTCGTTGCCGATGTGTTAATTAACATACAATGCAACTACCGGTCagtcaaaatatgtttactgacattgacattgatactGGTACTCGAATGGACAATTAAGCTAAAATAATGAAGTGTGACACCGATATGGCTGCGTCACTTTGGTCATCGCTTAATTGACTTTGGCATAAAACAATagctcatacatacataatcaaaTTCTGGCTCCACAAATCTTGACCAGCATGCAACGTTAGTAACTATTATTTTTAGAAGTCGGCATTTGTCaaagaacattataaatattaaaaagcgtTGGTTGGGATGCCAACTCAGCAGAATAATTCTGAATATCTTAAAAACTTCCTTCCAATCAAGTATTTGGATTTTCATCTTTTATCCAATCAAGTATCTTTAATACTTTTTAGCCAATGTACAGTTACTTCCTGTAAAGTATTTTACATGTTCAGGTTACGCCCTGaaaaattgtctatttaatgAGAAGTTTTGAGATGTAAGAGCATGATGACTTTTTGGTCGGTCAAGCTGACAGCGTTTGCAATAAACATCGTCCACTTCAACTTACGACGCCTCTGTGTAGTAGCATCCTGTGTTACCTCTCAGCGAGTTAATTCCCTAGCTGAAGTTATCAACCGTTAAAACAGCCGGCAacacaggctttgttgacaaactgaatattgtgtttcagcatgctgtaaggagacagcaagaaactgtagttgacatcttgcataaaaatattgcaaacatcATCAACAGCTTCAGCTTCTGCCCCGTTACTAGGCCCAAGATTTTTTTCAcgacaaatcatacatgtttacatttttcgagataaaagtcatgaaatgtgacaaattgGTTCTAGATGTTGTttgattattactaacattagaacaatcggatgacatcaacatgttattaaattttcattgaattaccttaCAAACGTttgaatcggaaaatgtaaaaagtgattaaagatacaaaaaaaattcaggcCCCCCTGTACGGAAAGCAATACTTTAAAAAAGTGctcccctctactacccccaaaactttagaatccccctgaattcttccagccccctcaccattttttgtgGAAGCAAACTTAATTTACTTCCACTCCTACATACGTGTGACGTAAGTTACTCTTGCATTGTCGGAGTGTGAAAATGCAAGAATAATGAAATGTACCTTGGTTCATCTGTGATTTAGTATGACCTTTGTATATTGTGATCGTTCGCGCTGAAATACATCAGTGGGGAGAACATGTGTTGGAAATTTTCATCGAAAGCTGATAGAAACTGGCTGGATCACATTTAGCCCTTCTGTGAAGACTCAACTCGACTTTTTGCTAGATATCTACAAACTGGCGCTCATCAATATCAAATACCTTTGGATGAATTCATTAAGGGAAATGCACGATGGGATGTTTTAGGAGACGTCTTTTTTCACTCACATGCTTGAACCAACAGTTAAAATCGATAACCTATTCGCACCTAGTCAGCGTTGGCGATTCaattcaaatatcaaagacACTATGACAAGCAAGGACCCCGTATGCTATCGGCATTTTCTGCTTGTCTTTTGGTGATGTATACTTTGTAAAACTCTGACCTGCAACACACCCCTTTGTCGTCCGAAGTCATCACCTCGCCGTCTGAACTGTTTCTTGCCGAACACATTGCTGGAATTGCACCTTCTTCCACAAGACAACCGCTGTCAGCTGGTAGATAACCCTCACTGCACGTCTGCGGTATGGTGTGGTTCAACGTACAGCAGTATTGACAGTTCGTGGATGACAATGGCAAGCATGACCAACACTTGTAAGGTGAACAAAATCTTGAGATAAAAGAAATCAAACGAGTCAATCGAGTCGGCAATGAATGTATAGTAATTGATTACATTAAAGTATAACTTCTAGTGTTGTTCGTTTTTACCTTTACGACAATGGACAATACGTTCTTTGAAAGTGGAGATTTGTTTTGAATTAGGGAATGTAAATTTCCCATAATATTTACGCATGTTGTTAATAACTTGTTTTATTCTATCTCATACGAATCGTACAAGCACCAAGGAGATAACAcagccgaaacacatacatacccaAACATtcatatgttgtgggttcgaatccgattgaaaactatccgaattttctaccctgggtaggtaacactgctggtggacagaattgtccccgaggttatcgttcgcccagttaaagcgatgaaattcgtttcttcgcttcgataaagtgtgtatgtgcgatgtatgatagtgagcatgcgtgcgtgagtgcttcacgaactctacaacgtgttgagcggtctcagtcagaaaaatgtaacaacttagccggctattgaaccactcttttttgggagtggagatttagccgagtggttctgtctgtggcctctcagctaggcgactgatgccgtatgttgtgggttcgaatccgattgaaaactatccgaattcaAACGCACAACAAGAAATAAGTAATACTGCGTAACATTTCATGGAAAAAGCTCTAACGTCGTTTTGTGTTGCAAATATCAATTCAACAGTAAGTCGCATAATGTCgatttgtaacatttcattCTTTCCGCATGCGTTGTTACATGCAACTTGAAGACAACGAAATCACCAATATTGTGAATCTTTGGACCTAAAAGTGAAAG includes the following:
- the LOC139150574 gene encoding uncharacterized protein codes for the protein MTVFWRNLKEDRVIDIARPQKEKCKTFEDLKKIVRIAEREVRDRASINSQGKHTPARQSHQSVAAERTAVDEADSYGNMEKLLKAMTKPMRSLQDRIDELEKKQTASVAARQLQSDADRRIAEMERELHELRNRSDAGNEIEHLRKENQRLKEKLNEKRQPQKKQGSPSKPNKCYACGEEGHMSKDCTSPNKKTVKCYNCNGEGHIAKRCPEPKAEKKTESVQVQTIKPTGRRHPYRRKARPTPIMATRCVKSDRLVGEPNEMYASVNGISCRCLIDTGSQVTMVSSSFYDQNLKSLPIDPVEELLEIRGAGGQAVPFLGCIEVGISFPKEVFGDGQEFTVLALVVPDTEYSKEVPVTVGTNLLGLYKYQTTGGKRKHGVVQCHRISTIGRQALQRLEARDRFIGKKGNLGVVRALLSSPLRVPPNQAETLWGKAKSGPPGDKYVVTIEPSGRWDEHSGWISGPILAEMTCGRKKSKVPIVVQNRTSKTLVLKPGDPLGVARAVIGIESEPPVVMARQHTCDTQGENIIKSGGLEFDMSESVLNGEQMCAVQLFDEKSPVFSKHEDDLGHCTVVKHRIPVTDNQPVRERHRRIPPAMYDEVKRVLKGMLDSGAIRKSHSPWAAPVVLVQKKDGTTRLCVDYRRLNARTIRDAYPIPRIEETLDLLKGAKWFSSIDLKSGYWQIAMSEEDIPKTAFTTPLGFFECCRMPFGLKNAGATFQRTMEQCMDGLNMKICLVYLDDIIVFSSTFEEHLDRLKVVMDRLEGYNLKIKHTKCQFFRDRVRYLGHVVSEDGVETDPEKVKALETWPVPKNVHELKSFLGFTSYYRRFVEGFANIARPLTKLTAGLPARRKRGKKPTDSKQTQPTFVWTEECQQAFDMLIRKLTNPPVLAYTDYSKPFELHTDASTSGLGAALYQEHIVGGKVVKRPVAYASRSLSQSEKNYPAHKLEFLALKWAMTEKFHEYLYGNHVEVLTDNNPLTYITTSAKLDATGYRWLAALSNYDFNLTYRPGRNNGDADALSRKPQTCRPAELVRLSSDQFKTVCQGQLVTHSPLVEAVALTATAVPAAIDEPIPWPGDSTLPALRMTDWRRLQQEDPVIGRLYAWKAKSELPTVSERKKEQPDVQIGLREWNRLCFRNEVLHRSRVGADGQKHYQLVLPKAYRDMALEGYTTRLDIWVKSAP